A stretch of DNA from Gammaproteobacteria bacterium:
GAACTGTCACGCCGCGACACCGGCAACACGCTGTACATCCTCGACGAACCCACCACCGGCCTGCACTTTCACGACATCGAACAATTGCTCGGCGTGCTGCACAGCCTGCGCGACCGCAACAACACCATCGTCGTCATCGAACACAATCTCGATGTCATCAAAACCGCCGACTGGGTGATAGACCTCGGCCCCGAAGGCGGCGACAAGGGCGGTGAAATCATCGCTGTCGGCACACCCGAAGACATTGCCGCACAGCCTCATTCTTACACGGGTCAATATCTGAAGCCAGTGTTAGAGCGTGTCTAATAATCGGCTCTCCAGCGAAGCTTTACTCTAGACAGAAGGTATATAATCTCCTGCGCGTTTTGGGTGGTGTCTAATCTTAGTTAGGGAAGCTCTGAAAAAAATATCGCCAACCGCCAAGGCGCCAAGGTCACCAAGAAAAAAGGCTTGAATTGTAGGGAAAAAATCATGGCGCCCTTGGCGTCTTGGCGGTTCAGCATGAATAAATCAGGGATTCCTTAGATTGCTGAGAATCGTGTAATGCGCCCCATATCGGATAAATCCTGTCCTATCTGCAAGCTCGGCGCAAAAGACGTTCGTGTTTCAGATTATGGTGAACGCATTTCTCTTGAATGCGCGCGCTGCGTTAGCAATCATTGGAAAAGGTTCAGCAACCTAGCATTTCTCTCGAAAAACAGACACGATTATCTCGTTACCTTAAGTTTGGCTAATTGTAAATAGAATTTACAATTAGCCAAACTTCCGGTTTTGAATAAACCAGAGGTTAAGTTGCGATTTGGCGGTATTCGCCAGATAATAACCCACTTCTTGGTGATGGTGACTTTATGAAACAAGCGTAGCCTGACTGGAATGAAATCCGCGAATAAGATATGTCAGCCCCCCGGGTTTCGCTGCTGCATTGAAGGGGTAGGCCACTAAACATGCCAAATATACTCAGAATCGGGCCATATCGTTTCTATTTCTATAGCAACGAAAAGGGAGAACCGCCCCATATTCACGTGCAACGTGAGCGGTTTCTTGCTAAATTCTGGCTAAGTCCGATTGCGCTGGCAAGTTCAAAACGGTTTGCTTCGCACGAATTGCGAACGGTACAGAAGCACATCGAAGAAAATAGGGAAAAATTCCTGGAGGCGTGGAATGAGCACCTTAGCAGTTGAAACACATCCTTTGGCACAAAATGTCGAGTTTACAGATGACGATTTAGTCGTATCGTTGGTGGACGGTCGAAAGGTAACAGTACCATTAGTATGGTTCCCACGTTTATCAAATGCCACTAAACGCCAATTAGAGAACTACGAGCTTCTTGGGGATGGCGAGGGAATCCATTGGCCTGAAATTGACGAAGATCTAAGCGTAGAGGGTCTGTTACGCGGCACTCATTAGCGTGGATGATGGCGAAAAACAATCCATCATTTCACCCACTTCTTTTCGTCAAACTCGTAATCCGCCAGCTTACCTTCCGGGTAAACCCGCCCCACAGCCTGTTTCGAATCGCCGAACACCACCACCACGCTCTTCCATTTTCCCGTGGTTTCATCGGTAATCGGAAAATACAGGGTCTCGATCCTGCCCTTGGTGAAGTTGCCGGGCTTGGCAAATAATGTTACCTCACCGTCGGGAGTTTTGAAGCCCGCCGCGGGAGGGCTCTCATACTTGATGAGTAGGTTTTTGTCCTGGTCATAAAAGTAGGCGCGAATAAAAGTGCCAATGGCGGACTGGTCCTTATCGGTCGCCAACTTCACTTCAATCTCATGCAACCCCTCCACCCAGTGCAGGCCCAGCAATATCCAGTGCCCCGGCTGAGTTTCTTTAACCTCTTTAATGATATAGCTACCGGCATGGGCGGGCGCGGCCAAAACCGGCGCAGCAAAGGTTGCAGCGACGATCCAGGCATATATTTGCTTACTCACCAGAGGCTCCTTTGTAAAGTTACTCATAAGTCAGCAATTAAGACTACACTTCATGCTACGTCTCCGCCCCCTGTTGAGGGGGCGGGACAGGGTGGGGGTAGAGTAAACAGGGTTTTTACTCAGGAGTCACATTATAACGTTGTAGCCTTATTTTCTGACTCCTGAGTAAGTTGCTGTCAGTGTACACTTAAAAGCAGCCGGTCGTTTGGCCATGAACAGATTTAATAATTTATATTAAAAACAATAGGATAGACAAATATTTCGGCAGCAAGACTGTCATCATTTGGGGTGTGCTCGTGAGGGAAATCTCCCCGTCAGGCTGTTCAGGAAGGCGACGATATCCTCCACCTGCCGATCGGACAATTCTTTCCTGAGTTGCGTTACCGCCATCACCCGCACCGCTTCCTCCAGACTGGGGACGGTTCCGGTGTGGAAATACGGCGCGGTGAGTGCGATGTTGCGCAGCGTCGGCACATGAAACAGCCGTTTATGAATGGGGTCATTGGTGGCCTCATAACGGCCCAAGTCGTCCGTCACCAAATTATACTCTTGGTCGTATTCACTGCCCAGGTAATTGGGGAATAACTCATAGAACCCCTCCCCCATCGGCACCGGCGGGCCTGAAAAGTTGTCGCCGAAGTGGCAGGCGACACAGCCGGCCGATTTAAATGCCTCCATGCCACGTAAAGCCTGCTCGCTCAAGGCCCGTTTATCGCCCTTCACATAACGGTCAAAGGCGCTGTCAGGCGTCACCAGCGTGCGCACAAAGCCGGCAATGGCCTTGGCGATGTTATCGAGCGTCACGGCGTCTCGCGTACCAAAAGCGTTGATAAACTGCTTACGATATCCGGGCATACGCCGCACCGCCTCGACCACCTTCTGTTCGTCAGGCATGGCCATCACGGTGGCATCGAAGAAGTGGTCCTTAACGGCGGCTTCCAGACTCTCCGCCCTGCCGTCCCAGAACTGTACGCTCTGATAAGCCGCATTTAATACAGTCGGCGTGGAACGCCGCCCCGGCTTACCGAGGGCGCCGGTGGAGAGCGGGCGGTGGTCCACCCCGCCGGTCTTGAGATTGTGACAGGTATTGCAGGAGATTTTACCGTTGAACGACAGGCGGGTATCAAAATACAACTGCCTGCCCAACGCGACCTTCTCGACCGTCAGCGGGTTATCGGAGGGAATGGGGGGTGCTTCGGGCAAGGCATGTAGCGGCTCATAGGCCATCACGGGCGTGGCCAACGTAACCATTATCAAACCAAACAGAGTAGTACGATTCATCTGCATCACTATGCTCCTCCAAAAAATCTTCACCGCAGAGGGCGCGGGAAGAAGACTATTTGGATTATATTTCTCTGCATCCTCTGCGGTAAGCTTTAGTCATAAAAAAACCGGGCAGGGCCCGGTTTTTAGGGGTAGGCTGGATGAATTCGGCCCTACGCAGGTTCTGTGCCCTCATCCGCTGGCATGGGACGATCCACCAGCTCGACGATGGCCATCGGCGCGGCGTCACCGGCCCTAAAGCCGCACTTCAGGATACGCAGATAGCCGCCCGGGCGCGCCTTGTAACGCGGACCGAGTTCGTTGAACAGTTTGGTGACGATTTCGCGATCACGCAGACGTGCAAAGGCGAGCCGTCGCTTGGCGACGCTGTCAATCTTGGCCAGGGTAATCAACGGCTCCGCCACGCGGCGCAGCTCTTTGGCCTTGGGTAGCGTGGTCTTGATGATTTCGTGACGCATCAGCGCGACCGCCATCATCTTCAGCAACGCCTTGCGGTGGCTGCTGTTGCGGCTCAGTTGACGACCACTATTATGGTGACGCATAGCTTATCCTTTCGTATTCTGGCACCTCTAAAAATGCGTCTTTTGTCTTTATGCTGCGTTGGAATTCTGCTCGGAATGCTCATGTACTACCGTGTACACTTCGCTTCCTCGCAGAATTCCGCCTTGCCTAAAGCCAAAATCCGCTATTTTTAGAGGCGCCTTTTAATGAGTCTTAGGCCGATGCCGAGGCCGGGGCCGAGATCCTCTCCGGCTCTTTCAGATTCGGCGGCGGCCAATTCTCCAGGCGCATGCCCAAAGACAGGCCGTGCGAGGCAAGCACATCCTTGATCTCGGTGAGTGATTTCTTGCCGAGATTGGGAGTCTTCAGCAACTCTACCTCGCTGCGTTGGATGAGATCGCCGATATAATGGATGCTCTCAGCCTTGAGACAATTGGCGGAACGAACCGTCAACTCCAAATCGTCCACCGGGCGCAGCAGGATAGGATCGATCTCTACCGCTTGTACCGAACTGGGACGCGCCACTTCGCTGCCCTTCAGCTCCACAAAGATCGAAAGCTGATCCTGCAGGATATGCGCAGCGCGGCGGATCGCTTCTTCAGGGTCCACCGTGCCGTTGGTTTCGATATCTATCACCAGTTTGTCGAGGTCGGTGCGCTGTTCCACACGCGCGCTCTCCACCGCATAGGTCACCTTGCGCACCGGGCTGAACGAGGCATCCAGTTGCAGTTTCCCGATGGCCTTGTCCTCCTCGGTACGCGACAGCCGCGCGGTAGAGGGCTCATAACCGCGTCCACGCTTGATCTTCAGGGTCATGTGCAGCGCCCC
This window harbors:
- the rplQ gene encoding 50S ribosomal protein L17 translates to MRHHNSGRQLSRNSSHRKALLKMMAVALMRHEIIKTTLPKAKELRRVAEPLITLAKIDSVAKRRLAFARLRDREIVTKLFNELGPRYKARPGGYLRILKCGFRAGDAAPMAIVELVDRPMPADEGTEPA
- a CDS encoding c-type cytochrome, encoding MNRTTLFGLIMVTLATPVMAYEPLHALPEAPPIPSDNPLTVEKVALGRQLYFDTRLSFNGKISCNTCHNLKTGGVDHRPLSTGALGKPGRRSTPTVLNAAYQSVQFWDGRAESLEAAVKDHFFDATVMAMPDEQKVVEAVRRMPGYRKQFINAFGTRDAVTLDNIAKAIAGFVRTLVTPDSAFDRYVKGDKRALSEQALRGMEAFKSAGCVACHFGDNFSGPPVPMGEGFYELFPNYLGSEYDQEYNLVTDDLGRYEATNDPIHKRLFHVPTLRNIALTAPYFHTGTVPSLEEAVRVMAVTQLRKELSDRQVEDIVAFLNSLTGRFPSRAHPK
- the rpoA gene encoding DNA-directed RNA polymerase subunit alpha — translated: MQGSVSEFLKPRLVEVQHIDAKHARVAMEPLERGFGHTLGNALRRILLSSMPGCAVVEAEIQGVVHEYTSIEGVQEDVVEILLNLKGLAIRMHNKDESTLTISKKGPGVVTANDIVLDHDVEIVNPDHVIAHLTKAGALHMTLKIKRGRGYEPSTARLSRTEEDKAIGKLQLDASFSPVRKVTYAVESARVEQRTDLDKLVIDIETNGTVDPEEAIRRAAHILQDQLSIFVELKGSEVARPSSVQAVEIDPILLRPVDDLELTVRSANCLKAESIHYIGDLIQRSEVELLKTPNLGKKSLTEIKDVLASHGLSLGMRLENWPPPNLKEPERISAPASASA
- a CDS encoding DUF4160 domain-containing protein, which translates into the protein MPNILRIGPYRFYFYSNEKGEPPHIHVQRERFLAKFWLSPIALASSKRFASHELRTVQKHIEENREKFLEAWNEHLSS
- a CDS encoding DUF2442 domain-containing protein, whose product is MSTLAVETHPLAQNVEFTDDDLVVSLVDGRKVTVPLVWFPRLSNATKRQLENYELLGDGEGIHWPEIDEDLSVEGLLRGTH